The genomic region AACCAAGGTCTGAGTGGTTATAGCCGATCTCTTTGACTACACCACGAGCAATTTTGGCGTAATCTACTCTGGCCTCAGTAGTTATCTCACCGGCGATGAGAATCATGCCGGTGTTGACCATAGTTTCACACGCCACACGGGCATAAGGATCCCTTTCAATAATGGCGTCCAAAATGGCGTCTGAGATCTGGTCAGCCACTTTGTCAGGGTGGCCTTCGGTTACTGACTCAGAAGTAAAAAGAAAATTAGACATGCTCATAGAGACTTCCTCCCTTTAACTGGTTTCAAAGTTTAAAATTTTATTTTTAAGCGTTTTATAGCGATGTTTTCGTTCGGCTTCAAGAAGTAAAACCGGTTTATTCATAAATTTTGCCCCACATATTACTTTTGTTCCTGTACATTTCCCTGCATCATAAATCTCTTTGGCCCAGTCCTTCCAGTTAAGGTCTCGCACAAGATGGTGGTCCATTATCAAATGTGTGGGCCGCAGATCTCTTACCAAGGAAATCAGGTTTTGACGAGCTAATTTACACTCTTGAAGGCCAAACCGTGGACCAAGATAAGTAGCCGGACCGTCAATAAAGAGAACCTCAGGTGATGTCTTATAAAAAAAGGAAAGGGCCTCTTTTTGGACAGGCCCAGAAACATCTGAAGAATGTAGAAAACTTCCTGTTGGCGATTTTATATAAACAGCCACCACCGCCCCAAAACGTTTATCAGGGCCATGGTTAAGTGGACCTGAGATAGCTACTTTCGTAGTTCCAAGCCATAGTTCTTTTTCTTCAGCTACTTCAAAAAAGCAACCTGCTGAAGAAAGCCTTTTAATAAATTCTTTGGCCCTTTTCGCCTGATTACGATTAATGTTTTTCTCAGGATCTTTTATTAACAAACGTTTACCTTTAAATAAGCCTGCCCACTCAGGGTCATAGTGGTCATAATGGTAATGAGTGATGATTATAACATCGGCCTCTTTTATTTTTTCTTTAATTTCGGCCTTAATGGTATGAAGTCTTTCCCATTCCAGTTTGTCAGGAGGAAGTCCGTATCTTTTAGGACCAAGGGCTGCACCGGGATCAATCAGAATAGAGACATCTTGAGTGCGCACCAAAGTGGCCATTGACCTTACACCGAGGCTTTCTGAAGCTAGAATCTGGATGGTCATAGTTAAGGAAGGAAAATTTGGCGTCCCCGAGGGGATTTGAACCCCTGTTGCCGGCGTGAAAGGCCGGTGTCCTGGACCTGGCTAGACGACGGGGACACCGTATTTAATTTTAAAAATCACTGGTGGGTCGGGCAGGACTCGAACCTGCGACTCTCGGCTTAAAAGGCCGATACTCTACCAACTGAGTTACCGACCCATCCAGCGCAGGTTAAAATAACGACAAACAATATCCCTGTCAACCCCCTTTTTATCACTTGGCCAAATTCAACCAGGACGAATAAATTTTTGCCTGTCCCTAGTTTTTCTGCATATATGCCTAGGCGTTAAAGCGTTTATGGGTTTCAGGATATAAGGAGAGGTATGTTCGGGTTTGTCTCCCTAGGAAATAGCCATTTTCAAAAATCTAGATTCTCGCTTAAACGGGAATTTAGATTAAAACCTTGAAGAAAAAAACAGAACGTATTATCGAAATAAACAAAGAGTTTGAAAAACTAAGATGAGACCTTTGCAAATGCTATATTTAGAGACTGCTTCGCTTCGCTCACAGTGACAAGCGGGAAAGGACTCGCAGTGACTAAATGGTAGATGGCCGGTGGTAGATGGCCGATGCTGGAAGGGACTGCTTCGCCTATCCAGAGCGCCAGCGAAGGGATCTCACTACGGCTCCTCGCAGTGACAAATAGTAAGGGATCGCAGTGGCTACGGGGCAGTCATTGCGAGGCACGCCCCTCTATCTCGTCTTGCGAGCCATCTTGCGAGCCACGAAGTGACGAAGCAATCTCGCGGGGCACCTGGCGCCATGGCTATCTACTCTCAGTTTTTCGAATTTTGTAAAGGTCTCTAGGATTTATCTGCTTATGTCGTTTGTTCGCTTTTACGGAATATTTGCATGTCTTTTGCTGATAATTAGTGAAGTATTGCTTTTTAGTGGCAACCAATTTGTAGGTGTTTGGTTCTATGCCTTTGCCTGGTGGCCTTATATCTTTTTTGTGGACTGGCTGATTAAAAGAAAAACCGGAAGTTCCCTGATTATTGATCGTACTCGTGAATTTCTAGCCTTAATTCCCTGGTCTGTCTTTATTTGGCTAATTTTTGAATGGTTTAACCTTTATTTAAAAAACTGGCATTATATAAACATTATTCCTGAAATTTCCTGGCGCTGGTTGGGTTATTTCATCTGCTACGGCACAGTTTTGCCTGGACTTTTTGAAACCTATGAACTTATTCTCGCCTATGGACTAATAAAAAAAGGAAAAGTTCCGCCCTTAAAAGACGCAAGGTTAGCTTATCCCTGGTTCATGCTTTTGGGTATCCTTTTCCTGATATTGCCCGTAGCCTACCCACTTTACTTTTTTCCTCTAGTTTGGGGAAGTTTTATTTTCTTGCTTGAACCTATAAATCATGCTTTAGGAGCACCCTCTCTTTTACGAGAGTGGGAAAAAGGGTCCTTTCAAAAATTTTACTCTTTACTGCTTTCGGGTCTAATTTGTGGTTTTCTCTGGGAATTCTGGAACTTTTGGGCCGTAAGCAAGTGGGTTTATACCGTACCATTTGTAGGAGAAGTGAAGCTTTTTGAGATGCCTGTTTTAGGATTTCTCGGATTTCTACCTTTTACCGTTGAATGTTATGTTATGATGAACTTCATAAATATTTTTCGTGGGGGAAAAACCTGGGAACAAAACGCCCCACAGCCAGAAATTTCTTTCAAAGTGCCTTTTTTGATATGGCTTATCATCCATCTAGCTTTTTACAGCTTTATCTTTCATCAGATTGACCTTCATACAGTAAAGACTTTTTTACCTTAAAAAGCTTGATTTGTCTAGAAATACTCTTAAATGAAGATAAGGCCTAGCTCCTCCATTATTATTTGTCATGTAAAAAACTTGGATTAATATCAAAGGTCTAATGAAAATACTGGCTATTGAAACTTCATGTGACGAAACAGCCTGTGCCATTTTAAAAGACGGCGAAAAGATTCTTACCAATCTGGTGGCCTCGCAGGAAGAACTCCATCGCCGCTACGGTGGTATTGTTCCTGAACTTGCCTCGCGTAAACATATGGAAGTCATTCTACCCCTCACGCAAGAGGCCCTGGAAAGGGCCAATCTTGGCCTTGAAGAAATAGACGCCGTTTGTGTAACAAACGGCCCGGGGCTAATTGGTTCTCTGGTGATAGGGGTCTCTTTTGCCAAGGCCCTGGCTTATGGTCGAAAAATCCCGCTAATAGCCTGTGACCACATAAACGCCCACATACTGGCCGTATTTCTTGAAAAAGAAAAACCGCCTTTTCCTTTTGTGGCCCTGGTGGTTTCAGGAGGGCACACGGCCCTTTTCTGGGTTAAGGACTATCTTGAGTTTTATCTTCTTGGGCAAACACGAGACGACGCTGCGGGTGAGGCCTTTGACAAAGTAGCCAAGCTTCTAGGCCTCGGATATCCTGGCGGGCGTATCATAAGCCGCCTGGCTGAAGAAGGAAACCCTGACCTAATTCCCCTGCCCCGCCCCATGCTTGATAAGCCAGGTTTTGACTTCAGTTTTTCAGGGCTTAAGACCGCCGTAGTAAATTACGTAAATGACTTAAAACTTAAGGGTTTAAGCGTTCCTATACATGACCTCTGTGCCGCCTTTGAAAAGGCTGTGGTAGAAGTGCTTAAAGAAAAGGCCGTAGCGGCTCTTTTAGCTACCAATTGCCAGCATTTAGTGCTTGCCGGCGGAGTAGCCGCCAACAAACGCTTGCGGGAGACCCTCAAACACGAAGCCCAGAAAAGGAATTTTAAACTTTACCTGCCAAGCCCTGAGTTTTGCACGGATAACGCGGCTATGATAGCAGTTTGTGGTTATCATAAATACTTACGGGGAGAATTTGCCTCCCTTGACCTTGACGTCTATGCCCGAGCCAACTTTAAAAAACTCTCCCTCTAAAATCCCCTTGGCCAGAGAGCTTTTAAGGCGCTACGAACTAAAGGCCAAAAAAAGCCTGGGGCAAAATTTCCTGGCTGACCCTAAAATAGCCGAAAAAATTGTCTCCCTGAGCGAATTGCCTTCGGGGAAAACTGTAGTTGAACTGGGCGTTGGCCTTGGCACCCTTACCTACGCTCTCGCAAAAGTAGCCAAAAGGGTAATAGGCTTTGAGCTTGACCAAAATCTTATAGAAATCCTTGAAAAAGAACGATTTCTACCGCCAAATGTGGAAATAAGACACGGCGATATTTTAAAACTTGACTATCAGGCTCTAGCCGAAGAGATAGGCGAAAAACTTATTATTTTTGGCAACCTGCCGTACTATCTTTCCAGCCGCCTCTTGTGGAATCTGATTCAGGAAAGAAAAGATATTGACTTCTGTGTTTTCATGTTCCAGAAAGAAGTGGCTGAAAGGCTTATGGCCAGGCCAGGCACCAAGGACTACGGCCCGCTGAGCGTCCTTCTGGCTCTAACCGCCAAAGTGAAAAAACTAATGGAACTTTCGCCAGGGTGCTTTTACCCCCCTCCCGAAGTGCGTTCAAGCCTTATAAAAATCAAATTTATAAATAATTCTCTGCCCAATGAAAAAGAATTGCTTAAAGTCCTTAAAGCCTCTTTTGCAAGCCGTCGCAAAAAACTCGTGACTAATTTAAAGGCCCTTGGTTTGAGCAAAGAAGAAGCCCGAAACCTGTTAGAAGAAATAAATGTTTCTTCAAACGCCAGGGCCGAAGAATTATCACCTGAAAAATTCCTGGCCCTGGCGGAGAAGCTATCTAGAGACGAATAAAACGGTCTAAAAGCTTAAAAAGCAACTCGTGGCAAAATTCATAAAGTTCTGGCTGGCCTTTTATGGTGTCAGGGTCCTGGACATAAGGTCCCCCGGGTTCGAGGTCTTCGGCACTATTTTCTAAAAGTCCAGCTACTAGATCAGGGGTTACTTCCAGATGAAACTGTAAGGCCAAAATGCGATCTTCGTAAAGAAAGGCCTGATTTTCACAGGCCTCAGAGCGGGCCAAGTGAATGGC from Thermodesulfatator indicus DSM 15286 harbors:
- a CDS encoding MBL fold metallo-hydrolase encodes the protein MTIQILASESLGVRSMATLVRTQDVSILIDPGAALGPKRYGLPPDKLEWERLHTIKAEIKEKIKEADVIIITHYHYDHYDPEWAGLFKGKRLLIKDPEKNINRNQAKRAKEFIKRLSSAGCFFEVAEEKELWLGTTKVAISGPLNHGPDKRFGAVVAVYIKSPTGSFLHSSDVSGPVQKEALSFFYKTSPEVLFIDGPATYLGPRFGLQECKLARQNLISLVRDLRPTHLIMDHHLVRDLNWKDWAKEIYDAGKCTGTKVICGAKFMNKPVLLLEAERKHRYKTLKNKILNFETS
- the tsaD gene encoding tRNA (adenosine(37)-N6)-threonylcarbamoyltransferase complex transferase subunit TsaD, whose amino-acid sequence is MKILAIETSCDETACAILKDGEKILTNLVASQEELHRRYGGIVPELASRKHMEVILPLTQEALERANLGLEEIDAVCVTNGPGLIGSLVIGVSFAKALAYGRKIPLIACDHINAHILAVFLEKEKPPFPFVALVVSGGHTALFWVKDYLEFYLLGQTRDDAAGEAFDKVAKLLGLGYPGGRIISRLAEEGNPDLIPLPRPMLDKPGFDFSFSGLKTAVVNYVNDLKLKGLSVPIHDLCAAFEKAVVEVLKEKAVAALLATNCQHLVLAGGVAANKRLRETLKHEAQKRNFKLYLPSPEFCTDNAAMIAVCGYHKYLRGEFASLDLDVYARANFKKLSL
- the rsmA gene encoding 16S rRNA (adenine(1518)-N(6)/adenine(1519)-N(6))-dimethyltransferase RsmA, producing MPEPTLKNSPSKIPLARELLRRYELKAKKSLGQNFLADPKIAEKIVSLSELPSGKTVVELGVGLGTLTYALAKVAKRVIGFELDQNLIEILEKERFLPPNVEIRHGDILKLDYQALAEEIGEKLIIFGNLPYYLSSRLLWNLIQERKDIDFCVFMFQKEVAERLMARPGTKDYGPLSVLLALTAKVKKLMELSPGCFYPPPEVRSSLIKIKFINNSLPNEKELLKVLKASFASRRKKLVTNLKALGLSKEEARNLLEEINVSSNARAEELSPEKFLALAEKLSRDE